CGCGATGGGATTTGAACCCACGACCGTCGGATTAGAAGTCCGACGCTCTTTCCGGACTGAGCTACGCGCCCTCGAGTAGGATTCCATGTCGGATCGGTATAAGCGGTGTGGATTCTCCGTAGCTACCCGCGAAACCGGTGCAGCGAGGTGACGACGGGCACGGGTGACCAGCCAGATCGCCACCAGATGGCCGGCGGTCGTCGCCGCGAAGAGGGCCTCGAGGGTGGCCCGGAAGAAACTCCGCCAGTAGCCGACGAGACGTACTGCGCTCGAGTCAGCAGCGAGTCCTGGCCGCGAGCCAACTCCGGATGGGGACCGCTGAGCGGAGACGGCCCGCACGCTGGCGGTACCGTCCGAGACAACCGCGAAAAAAGCCGCGAGATGGCGACCGTCTGCCGTCCCTAATGCCGATTCTAGCCGGCGATGTTGCGTTCCGCGTCCGAATCGTTGCCCTCGGTACTGGCGTTGTCGCTGAACGGATTGTCCGATTCGGTTTCGCCGGCGCCGGACTCGTTTTCGCCGCCCGCGGAGTCGTTCTCGTCCGCGTCCGGACCGGACATGCCGCCGTCTTCGGAGTCGTTCTCGCCCGTACCCGGCGCGGCGTCGCCGTTCTCGCCGGTGCCGGACTCGTCGCCCGTCTCGTTCGCGGCGGGGTCGCTCCCGTCGGAGGACCCGCCGTCCTCGCCGTCGGATTCGTTCTCCTCGGACCCGAGGTCACTGCAGCCGGCGAGGGCAGCGATCGCGCCGGCACCGACTGCCGCCGTGAACCGTCGTCGGTCGAGTTTCGGAGCTGTCATAGCGTGCAGTCGACGGCGATGATCGACTGCTAAATAACGGCGACAGTCGGTTCGAATCGTTAGTCCGGCTTGTATCGAATTATCCGTCGGTAACGCGAGCCGAGTGAACGGTTGCACTCGTCGCCGCCGTTGCACACCGGACAAGGGGGAGGGTACGACCGCCACGCGCCCGGTCGCGAGTGCAGACGTGAGCACGGCGACGACCCGCTTCGAGCGGGACGCGTCGCGCACCGTGAGCGAGTCGGATACCCGTGACCGACGGACGTTTCGCTGATCGCAATTCGACCGTTTCGTCCGCCGCAATCTCGATGGACTCGAGCGACGAACAACAGCGCTTATGCACGTCTCGCCGATACGTTTCTCCGATGCACGTCATCGGAACGGTGGGACTGCCCGGCAGCGGGAAGGGCGAGGCCGCGACCGTCGCGCGCGAACACGGCATCCCGGTGGTGACGATGGGCGACGTCGTCCGCCAGGAGACGACCGACCGGGGACTCGACCCGACGAAGGACCACGGGAAGGTCGCGCAGGCGCTGCGCGACGAGAACGGACCGACCGCGATCGCCGAGCGGTCGCTCCCGATGATCGAGGACCGCCTCGAGGATCACGACACCGTCCTCGTGGACGGCATCCGGTCGGACGCCGAGGTCGACGTCTTCGAGGAGCGGTTCAGCGAGGCGTTCACGCTGGTCAGCATCGAAGCGCCGTTCGAACTGCGGGCCGAGCGCATCGACGCCCGCGGCCGGGACGCCGGCGAGAGCGACGGCGGCGAGGGGCTGGCCGCTCGCGACGAGCGCGAGCGCGGGTTCGGGATGGACGACGCGATGGATCGGGCCGACGTCGTCGTCGAAAACACCGACTCGCTCGAGGCCTTCCACGAGCGCGTCGAGGCGATCATCCGCGAAGGATCCGATTCCAAATCGGAACCGACACCCGACTCCGTCTCGAAGACCGACCCATGACCGACATCTACCGCGTCGACGTCGAGATCACGGCGCCGATCTACGACACCGAAGTCACGAGTCGGGTCGTCGACGCCGTCGCGAACATCTTTCCCAACGCCGACCTCGAGGAGGAGTTCGGCGAGGTCAGGGCCGAAGCGCACGCGATGGACCACTTCTCCGATCTGCTCCACCGCCAGGAGATCCTCGATACCGCCCGCGGCGAGTTCTTCGCGAACCGCGAGGGCGAGACGTTCAGCTTCGCGCTGAAGAAGCAGGCGGCATTCGAGGACCGGATCAACTTCTCGGTCGGCGAACCGGACGAGCTCGGCGAGATCGCCGTTCGGGTGCGGGTCGAAGAGCCGACCGTCGAGGAGTACATCGACCACATCGCGCCGCCGACCGAGGACGGCCGCCCGGTCGACGCCTGAGTCACGCCCGGCGGTCTCGAGTCGTCAACCCATCGATATCGAGTCGACGGTGGTCGACTGCGACTCACCCCGTTCTGACGAACCGGAAGCAATAGTACACCGAGCAGGTCCCGAATCCAGCGGAGACGGCCGCGTATTCGGCCGTTCCGGAGACGGCGAACGCGATCCCGACGAAGAGCGCGACGCCACCGGCGAAGGCGAATTTCTGCCCGTCGCGGTCGGTGAGCCCGCGACTGACGGCGATCATCGCGACGACGATCGCGTAACAGACGCCGAGACTGCTGCTCACGTCCGCGAGCGATCCGTCTCGAACCGCACTCGAGAGTATCACGAGATTGACGAGGAGGAGCACGCCGAGTCCCCCGACTACCGGATCGCGCCGGTCGAGCCGGGTTGCGGTCGTGGATCGAGTCATATTCCGAACGAGGCCCGCCTGCAATATAATTGCATATATTCCAACTGGAATTCAATCGCCAACGAGCGAACGACGGGCGGGGAGTGAAAAGCCACCGACACGTACGTCGAGAGGATGCACGACACGATCACCGTCTCGGAGATCATGGTCACCGACGTCGTCACCGCCCCGCCGGACGCCACCGCCACCCGCGCCGCGACGCTGCTGCGCGACGAGGGCGTCAGTTCGGTCGTCGTCGTCCGCGACGGCGCGCCGATCGGCATCGTGACCGAAGGCGACTTCCTCGAACTCCTCTGTGAACGCACCGACCTCGGCACCGTCGAACTGACCGACGTGCTGTCGGCGCCCCTCGAAACGATCGCGCCCGACACCTCGATCGTCGACGCCGTGGCCGTCCTGCGAAAGTCCGGTTTCGAACACCTCCCGGTCGTCGACGGCGACGGGGACGGCGACCTCGTCGGCATCCTCACCACGACGGAGCTCAGCTACTACGTCCCGCACCTCGCCCGTCGGACGGGGGGCCTCGAGGCCGACCGTCCGAAACGAAAGGTGCGGACCGACACCCAGTACGAGCGCGACGACTGGGAGTTCGAGTACCGCGGCGCGGACGAGTCGACCGTCGACGTCGGCGACGTCGCCCGGTTCTCGAAGGTGATCTCGGAGAGCGACGTCGAGGCGTTCGCCGAAATCAGCGGCGACACGAACCGACTCCACCTCGACGCGGCCTACGCGGCCGGAACCCGATTCGGCGAGCGGATCGTCCACGGCGTCCTCGCCACCGGACTGATCAGCGCCGCGCTCGCCCGCCTGCCGGGGCTGACGATCTACCTTTCACAAGAGAGCAGCTTCCTCGCGCCGGTGCCGATCGACGACCGCGTGACGGCCGTCTGCGAGGTCGTCGATGATCTGGGCGGCTCGAAGTACCGGATCGAGACGACCGTGCTCGACGGCGACGGAACGACCGTGCTCGACGGCGACGCGGTCGTCCTCGTCGACGACCTCCCGCCGGAAGCGGCGGTCGAAGACGAACCGGTGGCCCACGATTGACGACGAAGACTGTACTGCCGCCGCCGGCGACGCCGAGCCGAGACCGCCGACTCGAGTCGGTTGCGAACTGCGAATCGTCTCGGTTACGTGCAGTCGCCGGCCGCCTCGACCGACCGCTCGCCCGCTTCCTTGTGGTTCTGAGCCGAAACGGGGTCGCCGTTGGACGCGGCGATCGCCCACTCCTCGAAGGACCCCGCGGCGTCGGCGAGGTGTTCGCTCTGGCAGGTCGCCGTTTCGACGTGGTCGGCGATCCCACCCGGCGGGTCCTCGTCTTCCTCGAAGGTCGTCGTCGCCGTCCCGAGGGTCGACTCGGCGGTACCGAAGGCGGTTTCGGCCTTCCCGTACTCCCGATTCTCCATGTGTTCGCGGCCCGTCTGCAGGCCCTCGTAGCCGCCGAGCAGCGACTCGAGCCCGTCGCCGAGGGTCACGAGCGACGCGACCGCGTCGCCAAGCGCCGCAATGCCGTCCTCGAGTTCCGCGGGATCGATTCGGACCAGGCGCTCGAAGGCCTCATCGAACGATTCGACGGCGGCGGCCGCCTCCGCGTGGTTCGTCTCGGCGACCGCGAACTCGTCCGTTCGCTCGTCGATCGTTTCGGACGCCGCCTCGAGGTCGTCGTCATCGTCGGCCTCGCTCTCGTCGTCACCGTCCCCGACCGCTTCGAAGACGGTCTGGAGGTCCGCCTCGAGCGTCTCGTCGGTGACCGTCTCGGTCACGTCGACCAGCCGCTCGAGGACGGCGGCGTACGTCCGGAGGAGTTCGATCTCGGACTCGCGGTCCTCGTCCAGTTCGGCCGCCGCCGTCTCGAGGTGCGTTCGGGCGCTCTCGATCCGTTCGGTCGGTTCGGCCGGATCGAACTCGACGTCGGTGGGCTCCTCGAAGTCGTCCGCGGCGAACAGGGCGAGGGCGGCCTCGTTCAACTCGCCGACGGCGCGGTCGAGTTCGCGGTCGCCGGTCCGATCGGCGACCGCGACGGAGTCGCCGCTCGAGGCGCTACCGGGGAGATCGTCGAGACAACCGGCCGTTGCGACCAGCGCGGCGAGCGGAATACCAGTGCGCATGAGATACTGCCGACGGTTCATCGACTCGAGGATACGTCTAGAGGAACATGAACGTAGTGGCAGATCGCGATTCCAGTCACGAATCCGAAAAGAGGGGACTCGAGGGGGACGACGCCGATCGGCGGTTCGGGTTCGGACGCGAGCTCTCGATCAGCCGAACGGCCCCATACCGCCCATTCCGCCGCCGCCACCGCCGCCCTGCTGTTGCATCTGTTTCATCATGCGCTGCATCTCCTGTTCGGAGCCCATGCCCTGGAACTGCTTGATCGTCTTCTCCATCATCTTGTACTGCTGGAGCAGTTCCCGGACCTCCTCCTCGCTGGTGCCCGAGCCGCGGGCGATGCGCTCGATCTGGCTGGCGCCGATGGCCTTCGGATACTCCTTTTCGGCTTCGGTCATCGAGTCCATGATGACCGAGAACGTGCGCATCCGGTCCTGGGTGACGTCCATCGCGTCGTCGGGGAGCTGGTCCTTGATCCCGCCGCCGAAGCCGGGGATCATGTCCATCACCTGGTCCAGCGGCCCCATGTTGTTCATCGCCTCCATCTGCTTTTGCATGTCGTGGAGGGTGAACGAGCCCTGGAGCATGTCCTCGGGGTCCCAGTCGTCTTCCTCCATCTCGGTCTGCTCCATGGCGCGCTCGACGCGCTCGGCGAGCTGGCCGAGGTCGCCCATGCCGAGCAGCCGCGAGATGAAGCCGTCGGGCTCGAAGCGCTCGATGTCCTGGACCTCCTCGCCGGTCCCGAGGAAGGCGATCGACGAATCGGTCTGGTCGACCGCGGTCAGGGCGCCGCCACCCTTCGCGGTCCCGTCGATCTTCGTGATGACGACGCCGTCGATCCCGATCGACTCGTCGAACTGCTGGGCCTGGTCTTTCGCCCCTTGCCCGATCGCCGCGTCGAGGACGAGCAGCGACGTGTCGGGGTCCGCGACGTCCTCGATCTCCTCGATCTCGTCGATCAGTTCGTCTTCCAGGGCGTGGCGACCCGCCGTGTCCACGATGTGGACGTCGGCCTCGCTGGTCTCCTCGAGGCCCTTGCGGGCGATTTCGACGGGATCGTCGTTGTCCGGGTTGCCGTAGAAGTCGACCTCCGCGCGCTGGGTCATCTCCTTTGCCTGCTCGTAGGCGCCGGGACGGAAGGTGTCGGTCTGGATCACGGCGGGCCGGAGCCCCTTCGTCGAGAACCACCAGGCCATCTTCGCGGCGGAGGTGGTCTTCCCGGATCCCTGCAGCCCCGCGAGTAGGATCGTCTGCTCCTCGAGGGGGAGCTCCGTCGAGTCGCCGATGAGGTCGACCAGTTCCTCGTAGACGATGCGAAGGACGAAGTCCCGCGCCGGCGTCCCGGCCGGCGGTTCCTCCTCTAGGGCGCGTTCCTTGATGTTGTCCGACAGCTCCATTACGAGCGAGACGTCGACGTCGGCGGAGAGCAAGGAGCGCTGGATCTCCTTGACGATCTCCTCGATGTCCTCCTCGCTAATGCGTGACTTCCCGCGGAGTTTATCTAAGGTGCCCCGCAGAGAACTCCCGAGATCGTCGAGTACCATTTGCTCAGTCTACGGGGCGATGGCGTTAAAGGCTTTTTCTACTCCCCACGCCGCGAACGGAATCCGGAAGCGAGACCGCGGCCGGCGAAGCCGAACCCGAAGCGGCGTCGGTGAGTATTTCACCCGACCGGAACAACGTCCGCGTATGAGTTCCGACGCGGACGTAGACCCCTCGGAGTACGAGGCGCTCGAGGACGCCGACGTCACGATGCGCGAAACCGAACACGGCCTCCACATCGCCGACGACGAGGTCACCGGCGTCTCGAGTCAGGGCCAGACGCCCGAGGACGCCGTCCGGAACCTCGCGGAGGCGGTGCGATCCTACCGAGAGGCCACGGACGACGATCCGGGCGACGACTGGCTGTAAGCGCGACAGTACCGGCCGGATCGGGTCGCCAGTGGAATAGCCGACCAACCGGGGTAAGTTCCATAGCACAGACAAGAAGGAGCGTTCTCCGCGCACAGCAATTCTTTCGACAGACGCACCAGAGTAACTATTCTGACGAGCGGTGAACGGGTCTACTGTCGCATGGACCAGACACGATCCGATTCACCGCGCGGAAGCGACTCGACGACCGACTCGGCGATGGCGCGCCGGCGCGTGCTTCGAGGCGGAACGGGGCTGGCGGCGACGGCCCTCGGTATCGCGACGCTGGGCGGCCAGGCCGCCGCGCACTTCCCGGCGGACCTCGAGATCGACGTCAAGCCGGGCACCGAGCGAGCGCCGATCAACCCGAACAGTTGCGGCGTGATCCCGGTCGCCGTCCTGCGGACCGACGAGTTCGATCCGACGAGCGAGGACGTCCGGTACCGGTTCGGCGCCCCTGACGTCGTGGAAGGCGGCGACGGCGCGCGACCGATGCACGG
This portion of the Haloterrigena gelatinilytica genome encodes:
- a CDS encoding signal recognition particle protein Srp54, producing MVLDDLGSSLRGTLDKLRGKSRISEEDIEEIVKEIQRSLLSADVDVSLVMELSDNIKERALEEEPPAGTPARDFVLRIVYEELVDLIGDSTELPLEEQTILLAGLQGSGKTTSAAKMAWWFSTKGLRPAVIQTDTFRPGAYEQAKEMTQRAEVDFYGNPDNDDPVEIARKGLEETSEADVHIVDTAGRHALEDELIDEIEEIEDVADPDTSLLVLDAAIGQGAKDQAQQFDESIGIDGVVITKIDGTAKGGGALTAVDQTDSSIAFLGTGEEVQDIERFEPDGFISRLLGMGDLGQLAERVERAMEQTEMEEDDWDPEDMLQGSFTLHDMQKQMEAMNNMGPLDQVMDMIPGFGGGIKDQLPDDAMDVTQDRMRTFSVIMDSMTEAEKEYPKAIGASQIERIARGSGTSEEEVRELLQQYKMMEKTIKQFQGMGSEQEMQRMMKQMQQQGGGGGGGMGGMGPFG
- a CDS encoding nucleoside monophosphate kinase, translated to MHVIGTVGLPGSGKGEAATVAREHGIPVVTMGDVVRQETTDRGLDPTKDHGKVAQALRDENGPTAIAERSLPMIEDRLEDHDTVLVDGIRSDAEVDVFEERFSEAFTLVSIEAPFELRAERIDARGRDAGESDGGEGLAARDERERGFGMDDAMDRADVVVENTDSLEAFHERVEAIIREGSDSKSEPTPDSVSKTDP
- a CDS encoding type II toxin-antitoxin system HicB family antitoxin; the protein is MSSDADVDPSEYEALEDADVTMRETEHGLHIADDEVTGVSSQGQTPEDAVRNLAEAVRSYREATDDDPGDDWL
- a CDS encoding RNA-binding domain-containing protein, translated to MTDIYRVDVEITAPIYDTEVTSRVVDAVANIFPNADLEEEFGEVRAEAHAMDHFSDLLHRQEILDTARGEFFANREGETFSFALKKQAAFEDRINFSVGEPDELGEIAVRVRVEEPTVEEYIDHIAPPTEDGRPVDA
- a CDS encoding CBS domain-containing protein yields the protein MHDTITVSEIMVTDVVTAPPDATATRAATLLRDEGVSSVVVVRDGAPIGIVTEGDFLELLCERTDLGTVELTDVLSAPLETIAPDTSIVDAVAVLRKSGFEHLPVVDGDGDGDLVGILTTTELSYYVPHLARRTGGLEADRPKRKVRTDTQYERDDWEFEYRGADESTVDVGDVARFSKVISESDVEAFAEISGDTNRLHLDAAYAAGTRFGERIVHGVLATGLISAALARLPGLTIYLSQESSFLAPVPIDDRVTAVCEVVDDLGGSKYRIETTVLDGDGTTVLDGDAVVLVDDLPPEAAVEDEPVAHD